Proteins encoded together in one Myxocyprinus asiaticus isolate MX2 ecotype Aquarium Trade chromosome 9, UBuf_Myxa_2, whole genome shotgun sequence window:
- the LOC127446578 gene encoding serine/threonine-protein kinase 35-like: MDAKGRERHRTRNACKRTGAQTESASVLRSLDNDTMGDDLDHQKQHGSLERRLMAPRYSLLREVGRGSYGVVYEAVARKSGARVAVKKLRCDAPENVELALAEFWALTSLDKRHENVVQLEECVLQRNGMAQKMSHGNKRSRQYLRLVETSLKGERVLSCPDEPCYLWFVMEFCEGGDLNQFILSRRPDPRTNASFMMQLSSAVAFLHQNNIVHRDLKPDNILISERSGVPVLKVADFGLSKVCAGLAAGVRDSEEGWDKNKNSVNINKFWLSSACGSDFFMAPEVWEGHYTAKADIFALGIIIWAMIERITFIDAESKRELLGTYVRQGSDIVPVGEALLENPKMVLSIPQRRRSHMSEALRKLLQDMLAVNPQDRPDALELHNRMGNVTCAA; this comes from the exons ATGGATGCAAAGGGAAGAGAGCGGCACCGGACACGAAACGCTTGCAAAAGAACCGGTGCGCAAACGGAAAGCGCCAGTGTCCTGCGCTCGCTCGACAATGATACCATGGGTGACGATTTGGACCATCAGAAACAACATGGCAGCCTTGAACGGCGGCTCATGGCACCGCGGTACAGCTTGCTCCGTGAAGTTGGAAGGGGCAGTTATGGCGTTGTGTACGAAGCGGTCGCGCGTAAATCAGGAGCGCGAGTGGCAGTGAAGAAACTGCGCTGTGACGCGCCTGAGAATGTGGAGTTGGCGCTGGCCGAGTTCTGGGCTCTAACCAGTCTGGATAAACGCCATGAGAATGTGGTGCAGCTGGAGGAGTGTGTGCTCCAGAGGAACGGTATGGCTCAGAAAATGAGCCATGGCAATAAGCGATCAAGGCAGTATTTGAGGTTGGTGGAGACCTCATTGAAAG GTGAGCGTGTATTGTCGTGTCCTGATGAACCCTGCTACCTGTGGTTTGTCATGGAGTTCTGCGAGGGAGGGGATCTGAATCAGTTCATTCTGTCTCGCCGGCCCGATCCCCGCACTAACGCCAGCTTCATGATGCAGCTGAGTAGTGCTGTGGCGTTCCTGCATCAAAACAACATTGTTCACAGAGACCTTAAACCAGATAACATCCTCATCTCGGAGCGTTCTGGTGTGCCTGTGTTGAAAGTGGCAGATTTCGGCTTGAGTAAGGTGTGTGCGGGTCTGGCTGCTGGGGTTCGGGACTCAGAGGAGGGATGGGACAAAAACAAGAACAGCGTTAACATCAACAAGTTCTGGCTCTCATCTGCATGTGGCTCTGACTTTTTTATGGCACCAGAGGTGTGGGAAGGACATTATACGGCCAAAGCAGACATTTTTGCTCTAGGCATTATCATCTGGGCCATGATTGAGAGGATCACCTTCATTGACGCAGAGTCAAAGCGGGAGCTGCTCGGGACGTACGTGCGACAGGGTTCTGATATTGTCCCGGTTGGTGAGGCACTTCTGGAGAACCCAAAGATGGTATTGAGTATTCCTCAGCGCAGGCGCTCACATATGTCGGAGGCGCTCCGGAAACTTTTGCAGGACATGTTGGCCGTCAATCCTCAGGACCGACCGGATGCGTTGGAGCTGCACAACAGGATGGGAAATGTCACCTGCGCAGCCTGA